A single Lathamus discolor isolate bLatDis1 chromosome 16, bLatDis1.hap1, whole genome shotgun sequence DNA region contains:
- the ERRFI1 gene encoding ERBB receptor feedback inhibitor 1 has protein sequence MSTAGVAAQEMRVPLKTGFLHTSQGMGSLKTCWGSHSGFENTFFNMDPIAMAYNLNPSTEPHLPSIGHSSNHASVNDHSFAETCTQVPSQKSSPPPVSPKTEQPISRYEDHLVPGFSKLSLTMGCVSEETPPHMPIKNGPIQFLSASSTDRSSRPLPPLPISEDLTPDEVDREVEFLTSSDTDFLLEDYELPPFKSSAPSRRSFRGCGQINYAYFDTPTGPKPEDANPTQSLSGYISSIYPPPQQLHRRLRRSHSGPAGSLNKPVVRLSGHLNRSSPNSDEDKPEIPPRVPIPPRALKPDYRRWSAEVASSAYSDEDRPPKVPPREPLSRSNSRTPSPKSLPSYLNGVMPPTQSFAPDPKYVSSKALQRQNSEGSSNRVPCILPIIENGKKASSTHYYLLPERPPYLDKYEKFFREAEESSSTREVQSWSDDCTATSAPAKLDLKPRVDIAGHLKRKHLSYVVSP, from the exons ATGTCAACTGCAGGAGTTGCTGCTCAGGAGATGAGAGTCCCATTAAAAACCGGATTTCTTCACACTAGTCAAGGCATGGGGAGTCTGAAAACCTGCTGGGGTAGCCACAGTGGATTTGAAAA tacTTTCTTTAACATGGACCCTATAGCAATGGCATATAATTTGAATCCATCAACAGAGCCACATTTACCATCCATTG GGCACTCTTCCAACCACGCTTCCGTGAATGACCACAGCTTTGCTGAAACTTGCACCCAAGTCCCATCTCAGAAATCCAGTCCACCTCCTGTAAGTCCCAAAACTGAACAGCCCATTTCAAGATATGAAGACCATCTCGTTCCTGGCTTTAGTAAACTGTCATTAACCATGGgctgtgtttctgaagaaacTCCTCCTCACATGCCAATAAAAAATGGGCCAATTCAGTTTCTGTCTGCATCTTCCACTGACCGGAGTTCCAGGCCACTGCCCCCTCTGCCTATTTCTGAAGACCTTACTCCAGATGAGGTTGACAGGGAGGTGGAATTCCTCACTAGCTCAGACACTGACTTTTTGTTAGAAGATTATGAACTTCCTCCTTTTAAATCCAGTGCTCCAAGCCGGCGGAGCTTTAGGGGCTGTGGACAAATCAACTACGCATACTTTGATACTCCAACAGGACCAAAACCAGAAGATGCCAACCCTACACAAAGCCTAAGTGGATATATATCCAGTATTTATcctcctccacagcagctgcatcGACGTTTGCGAAGGTCCCATTCTGGGCCAGCTGGATCTCTTAACAAACCAGTAGTAAGACTATCTGGACACTTAAACAGGTCTTCTCCAAACTCTGATGAAGATAAACCAGAGATTCCACCACGAGTTCCCATACCTCCAAGGGCTCTCAAACCGGATTACAGAAGGTGGTCAGCAGAAGTTGCTTCTAGTGCATACAGTGATGAAGACAGGCCTCCAAAAGTGCCCCCCAGAGAACCTTTGTCACGCAGCAATTCCCGCACGCCAAGTCCCAAAAGCTTGCCATCATACCTCAACGGGGTTATGCCCCCCACCCAGAGTTTTGCACCTGATCCTAAGTATGTCAGCAGCAAAGCTCTACAAAGACAAAATAGTGAAGGATCTTCCAACAGGGTCCCCTGCATTCTTCCGATCATTGAAAATGGTAAGAAGGCCAGTTCAACGCACTACTACCTGCTGCCGGAGAGGCCTCCCTATTTGGACAAGTATGAGAAATtcttcagagaagcagaagaaagtagCTCTACCAGAGAGGTTCAGTCGTGGTCTGATGACTGCACAGCCACTTCAGCCCCAGCAAAACTGGACTTGAAACCTAGAGTGGACATAGCTGGTCATCTGAAACGGAAACATCTGTCTTATGTGGTTTCTCCATAG